The Agreia sp. COWG nucleotide sequence GGCGGGTGGATATGGAAAGAAAACACCTGGAAGTCGCAAAGATTTGCACGCCGAGCTGCCTGGTACGAGCAGCGCGTTAGATGGCGGTACCTTCATAGTCCGCTCGACGACGCCTGGGGTTGGTTTCTTGATCGCATTCCCTCGGTGTGACCGTTGCCTCCACGTCTAATAAATGGGACGGGATCGCTGTCGCTTTGACTGACCCTCACAGCGGGACTTTTAAGCCGCAAGCTGCAATGCAGGCACGGAACTGCACCAGCGCAAGAATTCCCTAAAGCGCGTCTGAAAGCTTTATCTCCGGGTTCTCAGTGCGACCCGATGAGACGCCTCTAAACCTATGGCTTTCGAGGCACTGAGGATACGAGACACCAGAACGTACCGGGAGTGCCACGAAAGTGCCCTTTAGACGATCGTCACCCGAGGCACGGCAAGACCCTCTGACTCCCTTTCCTCCGTCGACCTCCGGCAAGATGGATGCATGGTCGACACCGGTCCGCACACCGTCCACTTCCACCAGAAGCACCACGAAGCGATCATCAGCGGAGAGAAGGTCACCACCGTCCGGTGGAACGAGTCCGTGCAGGTCGGCGCGGCGACGTTCGTCTTCGACGACCACCCAACGGCCGAACCGGTGGCCGGCACCGTCACCGCCGTGCAGCGGTACCGGCTCGACACCCTCACGGCCGAGCAGGCGCACCAGCCCGCGGGGACCGACATGCAGCGCTTCGGGCAGCAGGTCCGGGAGAACTACTACCCCGACATGCCGGACGACGCCGTCGTCGAGGTGGCCGAACTCGCGACCAGACGGTCTCGATAGCCGACCGCTCTGCGGGCAGGCGCCTCAGAGGCAGGGTCTTCATCGGCCAGTGCCGATATTTTTGCTCTTATTGGACCGGGGTCGTAGAAGATACTGCCGCTTGGTTGGTGTAAGTCGACGTCCAGAAGGTTCGGCAGTTTCGACAAACGAAGATCGTGTACCCGATGCGGCTTTGCCGTTCTAGACCTGAAAGGAGCAGATATATGTCCAGCCTCGAAATCCGGGCCGCTCAGAGATCTGATTCCGCGAACATCCTGCAATTCATTAAAGAACTCGCGGCGTACGAAGAGTCCGAGAGCGAAGTCGTCGCCACGCTGGAAGGAATTGAGAAGAGTCTGTTTGGCGAATCCGCCACGGCTCACGCCCTGATTTGCCAAGTCGAGGACGGGCCGATCGGCTTTGCAGTCTACTTCTACAACTACTCGACCTGGCAGGCCCGGAACGGACTCTACTTAGAAGACCTGTGCGTCTCACCCGACCGCCGAGGACTCGGCGCCGGCAAGGCGATCTTGCGCCACCTCGCAAATCTCGCGCTTCAGAACGACTGCGGGCGATTCGAATGGAGCGTCCTCGTGTCGAACTCGCCCGCCATTCGCTTCTATGACGGAATCGGAGCCAGACCAAAGACCGAATGGCTCGGCTATCGTCTCGCCGGAGACGATCTTGAAGGGTTCGCTCGCGGTTGACTGTGATCGCCATGCGCTGCACGACGGTTCCAACTCCCACCGCGCCACCGAGCGATCTCAGAACACAGCCATCTATCGATCAAGTCCACAGTGGGCGTCGGAGGTTTCCGGTAGACCTGTTCCGGTGATAGTTCCGGTGACGGGGCCATAAACGGAAGGGTGCGGAGCATGACGGGTCTACTGGTGGGGTACGCGAGGGTATCGACCGACAAGCAAGACTCGACGTCACAGCGGGATGCGCTGACGGCCGCGGGCGTCGCTCCTGGCCTGTTGTACGTCGATGAAGGGCTTACCGGCTCCACCAGGGCGCGGCCGGCGCTGCGGGAAGCCATGGCGGCCTGCAGGGCCGGCGACACCCTCATGGTGACTCGGCTCGATCGTCTGGCGCGCTCAGTGCCGGACGCTCGCGACCTGGTCGACGAGCTCACGCGCAAAGGTGTGCGGTTGCGTATCGGTGAGAGCGTGCACGATCCCGAAGATCCCACGGGCTGGCTGCTCTTCAACGCCCTGGCCATGGTCGCGGAGTTTGAGGCCGATCTCATTCGAGCTCGCACTCGAGAAGGCATGCGCGTGGCCAAAGCGAAGGGGAAACTGCGGGGAAAGAAACCGAAGCTGACCGCTGCCGTTGAAGGGCACCTGGTCGCGGAGTATCACGGCGGGGACTACTCGATCAATGAGCTCGCCCGCCGGTACGACGTCGGCGTGGCCACTGTGTACCGGGCGGTGGAACGAGCGGCACAGAAGACGCCAGCTGCTGCTGTCACACTCGCGCTCCCCCGCGCCGACATCTAAGTTATTTGCGCTGGCGTACGGCGGCGATATGAGCGTTGACGAGGTCGGCAAGCGCTCCCAGCTGCTCGCCCTCCCATACGCGCTGCTCATCGGTGATGTATTCACCCACCAGGGCGCCGTTAAGAACCTCGTCCCGGATTTTGCGGATCACCTGGAAGATCAGTTCGCCACGCTGTTCGGGCGAAATGAGCAAGGCTGCGAAACGGGCCTTATCAATTGCCTCGGCAGTGAACTGGGCGCCGAAGTCTGGGATTTCTGGGGTGTTTGTCATTGTTTGAGTATGTCGGCGCGCACACTCGCACCATAGGTGTTGACCTCAACACGTGTGGATATGTTGGGACGCGGAGTCCCGCCCCCGCCTCTAGGAACATCTCGACCGTGGCTATTCTTTCGGCATGTACGCGAGAAGGCATGCGCGTGGCCAAAGCGAAGGGGAAACTGCGGGGAAAGAAACCGAAGCTGACCGCCGCCGTTGAAGGGCACCTAGTTGCGGAGTTCCGCGGCGGTGACTACTCGATCAATGAGCTTGCCCGCCGGTACGGCGTCGGCGTGGCCACGGTTTATCGCGCCGTCGAACGCTCAGCGAAGAACGATTCTGCTACAGCCGTCGCCGTCGCTCTCCCCCGAACGGATGCGCTGGGCTGATCGTGTGACCATCGGCCGCCCGAAACTACTTCGAACGGATCACTTCTTGCCAGGCGCCGGGGCCGAATGCGCGGATGCGCTCCGGGGTGATGATTCCCGGATGCAAGTACAAGACAGACAAGACGCCGTCCTCGATGGTTTCGAGCTCGTTGATCCTAAGGACCCGGGCTATGGAGCTCGGCCGGGCGAGGGGCGGTGCCAATGGCGGATCAGGATGCGCGAGCTTGTCCGCGGTGTGGTCCTATTTCGCAGTGAGTGTCTAAACGTCGCTATGGTCGCCGTCTGGCCAGCTGTACTGTGCCGTTGGAATTGTCTAACCGTAATTCGTCTCCACTGAGTGTGTAGTCCATGGGTGAGGAAACAAATTCCGTGGTCCACGCTTCGTCGTCTGCAGCAAGTGACACACAACCCCGGGTTCCAAGGCTCAGACCGCTCATGTCAGGCACAATCTGTGTTGCGGTGATCGTGACGGGAACGTTGATGGCGTTGCATGTCGTCGAAATGATCATTGTGGGAGCGCCGTTCTGCATATCGAAGGAAACGGCTATCGGATCTGAGGCAAGCCAGCGAACCGTTCCTGAGACGTCGACATCTCCGTGGGACTCAAACGTGACACACCCGAGCGGGGCGAGAGCGCTGCTGGAGCAGGACTGCTCGGTGTTGGTGGGCGGCATATTGGCACGAGGGGTTGGTGTGGGATTCACCGTCGCACAACCGGCGACGGTTAAGGCCGCTGCAACAGCGAGGACGCCGCTCGCGATGTATTGAAGTTTGAATGGCGCAGTCATTCTGACTATTTCTTCTGCGTCAGAAGCGTGTCGGGAGAGGGCCGCGCGTCAACGGGATGCCTCGTACTCGTGGGACGCTCGCAGCTGAGCCACGGTGGCACCGGCGTATGACACGGAAACCACCCATGTTTAGCGAGGCCTGGAAATAGCATCCTCCACAGGAGGCTCAAGGTGCAGCCAGGTGGCCGCGACCATTGTCGCGATATCGAGGATTGCTGCGTCGGAACGGCGCCGGAAGATTCGAGGCACGGTCATCACTTCTGAATCACCGGCTGCCACGGTGTGTAGCTCGGGGCGCTCGGGTACAGCTTGTCGTGCAGCGAGGTGTACTTGTAGAACTTGCCCGGGGTGAGCTGGTAACAGGGGTCGTTCTTATCTCCGATGCCACTCGCGAAGTCCTCGCAGGTCAGCTGTCCGGTTTCGACGGTGTCGAAGGAGCCCTTATAGGCCTGGTTGTAGTAGTTGTGCATGACGGCTGATGCACTGCCACATGCGCTCTCGTCGCCCTTCTTGACCTTCATCAGGATTCCCGTGCCTAGGCCCGAGCCGTTGTTGGAATTGTAGGCAGCACAGACCCGGTAGCCCGTTTGTGCTTGCGCGGCCATCGGAGCACCGAGCGCTAAGCCCACGCTTCCCAGGACGACAACGGCGGCAGTGACCGCTTTGCGGG carries:
- a CDS encoding ASCH domain-containing protein, with protein sequence MVDTGPHTVHFHQKHHEAIISGEKVTTVRWNESVQVGAATFVFDDHPTAEPVAGTVTAVQRYRLDTLTAEQAHQPAGTDMQRFGQQVRENYYPDMPDDAVVEVAELATRRSR
- a CDS encoding GNAT family N-acetyltransferase; the protein is MSSLEIRAAQRSDSANILQFIKELAAYEESESEVVATLEGIEKSLFGESATAHALICQVEDGPIGFAVYFYNYSTWQARNGLYLEDLCVSPDRRGLGAGKAILRHLANLALQNDCGRFEWSVLVSNSPAIRFYDGIGARPKTEWLGYRLAGDDLEGFARG
- a CDS encoding recombinase family protein, with the translated sequence MTGLLVGYARVSTDKQDSTSQRDALTAAGVAPGLLYVDEGLTGSTRARPALREAMAACRAGDTLMVTRLDRLARSVPDARDLVDELTRKGVRLRIGESVHDPEDPTGWLLFNALAMVAEFEADLIRARTREGMRVAKAKGKLRGKKPKLTAAVEGHLVAEYHGGDYSINELARRYDVGVATVYRAVERAAQKTPAAAVTLALPRADI
- a CDS encoding helix-turn-helix domain-containing protein, with product MAKAKGKLRGKKPKLTAAVEGHLVAEFRGGDYSINELARRYGVGVATVYRAVERSAKNDSATAVAVALPRTDALG